Sequence from the Plasmodium berghei ANKA genome assembly, chromosome: 3 genome:
tgcattttttaatactaataatttcctttacattttttgatattgtattatatatatcattaaactttattttattaaaattttcaataatgcacatttataataattgttttaaaattttttttagtgtAATAACTTCATTTATGTAACAACGAATTTAGAATATGATtcgaataataaaaattataaatttaaagatGATACACATTTCAAAGATTACTGCCCTAATAAAAACTGCAATACTGATCTCGAAAAAATTAGTGCTggatgtttatattttttatatacattctTTGGGAGTTCTGATTTGTTTAAGTCTGTTGCAAATAGTAACATCGATATTGTTGAATACATTATGATGTGGTTAAGTTATATGTTAAACTTAAAGGAAAATACTAGTAGCTCCATCAGCCATCTagaacatttttataaaacatatataaataatgataagtATCAAAAGCCTATAACTGGTGTTACAGAATATAATAGTTATAAGGATCTTgtagataaaaaaaaatatttgttggATATGGATAgtaatattatatctaatttttatgaagcatttaaattattatgcaAAATGTATACTGAATTTGATGAAAGCACGTCAAATTGCACAAACTGTTCGCAATATTCCAAAACGTTTGctgaaaaatatgaagaacttaataaaaaatcggATATTGCTAATAATAGTTCCTATAAGCAACTATTGTATACACTATCaaatgattataataatttaaaaactaaatgtaaaaattgtttatcCCTTCCAGAGATAGAAACAAGCATTTATGCATTAACATCTGAAGATACATCAAGTTCTTCGATAGGAAACAAACTATTTACCgttttatctatatttgGTGCAatagcattttttttaggaaTTTCCTATaaggtaaataataaggaattaaaaaattactttaattatatatatccaaaCGTTAACAAACAAATCATACGTTTcttaacattttatattagtattcGTTATTTGGATTTCGGAAACGAGCtcaaaaacaatatttaagagaaaaaataaaaaatataaagaagagaatgaatcattaatatatgattcGAAAAAAGTGACTAGTTCGggaatagtaataatggctggtatattttaagaaatTACCTATttagaaataatttttggtcataatttttgtataatttttatatagtttttatgTTGTGAATCAGGGCTATGTTTGTGGACCCCATATTCGGGTTAGGGTTAAGTATTACACtgcatttaattttttataatttgataaCATTTATTAGTTTAAAGAATTgctttaaatatatataggaaataaattattaaaatatttaaaggATAAGTTGtagtttttaatatttatattaagtttaaatatgtaagaaaaaatgagtatgaagaaatatattttgataaattataaGAATTTTATTTCGTGTTAATATAACGTAATGTCAAATGTGTTGAACTATgtactttttatattttattgttaatttttgGTTAATAGTTTATGAGTcaatttatcaaatattGGAATCGACTTGTTCCTAGAAGAGAACACTGctttaaattattacaattCATAATATAAGAAACGGGGGTAGAAGGAAGGGAAGTAAGGAAAAAACATGAAAAAAGTCGTAAATTGAGTTGATGAGGAAATGGGATTATTAAACATATAGAAAGTTATGCAGGTCGATCCTGCaccatttatttatttattttataaaaaaacacaattatttataattataaatttaattaatagtTTTTGTTTTGGGTTCAGATTTTTTGGATCTGAATTTAAAAgtctatataaatattgaaaaattataagtAATTTGGTTTATAAAgacaattaaaaaatggatttttgtgtaatattataatataaatatatgaattttaaTAATCTATATAAAACAATGTTGTATAGTCGACTCATTTGATTTCGACTTATAATTTCCTTTTCTATaattctaaaaatatattagtattcATTATTTGGAATTCGAAAACAGTTCCAAAGAGAAAATTTAAgagagaaaaaaagaaagacaaaataaatcattaatAGATGATTTAGAGGATGATGATTGATATAGTTAATGATTTCTAAGCTTGATAATAACAATGGGGAGttgtatatgcataatgaaaataaggGGAAAGTACCAGAAAAATactaatttatatatttctacatataaaaggattatcaatattaatatgaaaagggagaataaagaaatatttttcccAAATTATAATGGTTATATTTACGATGTCCaccaaaataaatatatacagcTTTATGTTAAAACGATGTAAAGAAATTATATAGAAAGCAAActgtattaaaaaatgtagttatggaaataaattaaaataggCATCATATATGAaagcatatttattttattaataatgtaTTACAACATTAAAAtgatcaaaaatattatgaggAATGCACACAATTTCTTGGAAATTATGGTGGTTGATCTCAGAATATTTAGTATTTGTGATGAATTaactattttaattaataaatctTCAAAAATAGGggtattaatattaatctgtgaacaaaaaacaaaaatggataaatatataaaaggaaatattATAGTTTTGTGCGGAtgaacatatattataaatatttgcatttatataaatggtatgtattttttataaatgttaAAATAGGATAAggaaataacaaaataaattgtggaataaaattattaagttattaaaatttttagaTTGCTTACAGAGTTGAGATAGGTAATATCAACGCAatccctttttttttgaattataaATCCAGATAAATTAACAAACATTTTTGTCAATTCTCCATTTCtaatatcattttctgAATAAATTTTTGGTTTGAATGAGTTTGCACTTTCTAAAATAGtgtttgtatatttttttttattgacACTGTTATAGTCATTTACATCAGATGATGCATAGACAATTATAGTTGTGTCGTCTGATACCTAAAAATgaatcaaaaatatatatatgttttgcATAAATTACACTATATAATGtgtaaattttcatttttagaGGGATGAACGAAAACAAATGTTTCCTTACTTGAactttttttgataaagcATAGTAATATCCATGGAACGATATAgcataatttttgtaaCGTTGTTGGATCATCATTAAATTTGGAGAGTATGCACGTGCAACttattctaaaaaaaaaaagatatgtttacataaatataaattaggATATTACGAAAATTAACGAGTAAGAGACAAAAAACAGTATTATAGAATattggaaataataaaagatgaAATATTGGATATTGGGAATCGTATATTAAATTGATTGATTATTTGGTTAATACctttaacaattttatcaCCAACATATTTGGCATTTGAATTCCATAAAATgcttattatataattatactAATGAACATGGAAAacgcatatatatatgtaataattattttttaattttaactTAATATTATGGCTTAAAAATGCTTCTTTGGtaattcatattttgtCTGGGTATTTGATTTTAtgattaaatttaaaaattaatgtatTTCCATG
This genomic interval carries:
- a CDS encoding BIR protein, whose amino-acid sequence is MDKNLCNNFIYVTTNLEYDSNNKNYKFKDDTHFKDYCPNKNCNTDLEKISAGCLYFLYTFFGSSDLFKSVANSNIDIVEYIMMWLSYMLNLKENTSSSISHLEHFYKTYINNDKYQKPITGVTEYNSYKDLVDKKKYLLDMDSNIISNFYEAFKLLCKMYTEFDESTSNCTNCSQYSKTFAEKYEELNKKSDIANNSSYKQLLYTLSNDYNNLKTKCKNCLSLPEIETSIYALTSEDTSSSSIGNKLFTVLSIFGAIAFFLGISYKYSLFGFRKRAQKQYLREKIKNIKKRMNH